Proteins encoded together in one Papaver somniferum cultivar HN1 unplaced genomic scaffold, ASM357369v1 unplaced-scaffold_117, whole genome shotgun sequence window:
- the LOC113329743 gene encoding plant UBX domain-containing protein 4-like, whose amino-acid sequence RGGRGGNDVDSIFDQARQLGAMEGSTKHLQPTSACSRSFSGTGRLLSGEPLTPTSNPTPQPQEANNHDIVFYNNGFTVDDGPSRRLDDPENAPFLESTKKSECPIELEPADRRSSVHVNLIRREGNGPEEKVQKVGFQGVGRTLGSSSNTVASEQTAAPITLNTAPVALIGLVVDDTLPSTSIQLRLEDGTRLVAHFNYRHTVGDIRVFIDASRPGGARTYQLQLDWDLLSRLLLVEEHFVRPSMMAPIEIEMAVSPTNDSSLNEMRFLDLL is encoded by the exons AGAGGAGGGAGAGGTGGAAATGATGTTGACTCGATATTCGACCAAGCTAGGCAATTGGGAGCGATGGAAGGATCTACTAAACACCTTCAGCCAACTTCTGCTTGCTCAAGGAGTTTTTCAGGGACAGGTCGACTACTGTCTGGGGAACCATTAACACCAACATCTAATCCTACTCCACAGCCGCAAGAAGCTAACAATCATGATATCGTTTTCTATAATAATGGGTTCACAGTGGATGATGGTCCTTCTAGGAGGTTAGATGACCCTGAAAATGCACCTTTTTTGGAG AGCACCAAGAAATCTGAGTGCCCAATAGAACTCGAACCAGCAGATAGGAGGTCCTCAGTTCATGTTAATCTCATAAGGAGAGAAGGAAATGGCCCT GAAGAGAAAGTGCAGAAAGTTGGATTTCAAGGGGTGGGAAGAACCTTAGGTAGCAGCAGCAATACTGTTGCCTCTGAGCAAACTGCAGCTCCCATTACCCTCAACACAGCCCCAGTCGCTCTAATAGGCCTAGTTGTAGACGATACGTTGCCATCAACCTCTATTCAACTGAGGCTAGAAGATGGAACACGATTGGTTGCACACTTCAATTATCGTCACACTGTCGGTGATATTCGCGTATTTATCGATGCGTCCAGGCCAGGGGGAGCAAGAACTTATCAGCTGCAGTTGGATTGGGATTTGTTGAGCAGATTGCTATTG GTTGAAGAACACTTTGTCAGGCCTTCAATGATGGCTCCTATCGAAATCGAAATGGCAGTTTCCCCTACAAATGATAGTAGCTTGAATGAGATGCGGTTTCTAGATTTATTATGA
- the LOC113329901 gene encoding beta-amyrin 28-monooxygenase-like, producing the protein MEDLLLKTYMILLLVVVLFLSLYSLNNKREKQHSGIAAVDPPGALGWPQIISENVDFLRKNLKGIPEQFFQERIRIYSSEVFKTSLYGETVTVFSGASGNKFLFSNEYKLVKMWWPKSVRKIVPFIEDSASPAAQRVSRNLRSKLFPLIMKLDMLRRYVGVMDSLARKHFETNWDNREEVVVYPLIQIYNFSSACLLFLSINDEARVNELLDLFNVVSDGILTIPINLPGTPLNRGIKASKIIRKEFAKIIKQRMDEMNLFNEDELKKMNQSSSSSVPVAQDLLSQMILFCKENDDTEHVEGICADMESNNEKTKSFIYAKYLADLVLPIIIAGYHTQSTVITVLMKYLVELPHVLHEVLREQNEIANAKATGELLNLDDIQKMKYSWNVICEVLRLAPPLQGAFTEALADFTYAGYFIPKGWKLYWSAISTHKNPEYFPDPEKFDPSRFQRNGPAPYTFVAFGGGPGMCPGREYARVQMLIFMHHVVRRYEWEKLIPGDEKFRVSPFPMPAKGLPIQLRPRKT; encoded by the exons ATGGAGGATCTATTACTGAAGACTTATATGATTCTTCTCCTAGTAGTAGTCCTCTTTTTGTCTCTCTATTCTCTAAATAACAAGAGGGAAAAGCAACACAGCGGAATAGCAGCAGTTGATCCACCTGGGGCTTTAGGTTGGCCACAGATCATTAGCGAAAATGTTGATTTCCTTCGGAAAAATCTTAAAGGCATTCCAGAGCAATTCTTTCAGGAAAGGATTCGAATATACTCTTCGGAAGTCTTCAAGACTTCATTATATGGAGAAACTGTGACTGTCTTCAGTGGTGCTTCTGGTAACAAGTTCTTGTTCTCAAACGAATACAAACTCGTAAAGATGTGGTGGCCTAAATCGGTTAGAAAGATTGTGCCATTTATAGAAGATTCAGCCTCACCCGCGGCGCAACGAGTGTCTAGGAACCTCCGTAGTAAGTTGTTTCCTTTAATTATGAAACTAGATATGCTCCGGAGGTACGTAGGCGTGATGGATTCTTTGGCAAGGAAACATTTCGAAACTAATTGGGATAACAGGGAGGAAGTTGTTGTGTATCCTTTAATCCAGATTTACAATTTCTCATCAGCATGTTTGTTGTTCTTGAGCATCAATGATGAAGCTCGTGTTAATGAGTTACTCGACCTCTTTAATGTGGTCAGCGATGGAATCTTAACTATACCCATTAATTTACCTGGGACACCTTTAAATCGGGGCATCAAAGCATCAAAAATTATCCGCAAGGAATTTGCAAAAATAATTAAGCAGAGGATGGATGAGATGAATCTTTTTAACGAGGATGAGCTGAAGAAAATGAATCAATCATCATCGTCTTCAGTTCCAGTGGCCCAAGACTTGTTGTCCCAGATGATCCTATTTTGTAAAGAAAATGATGATACAGAACATGTCGAAGGCATCTGTGCTGATATGGAGagcaacaatgagaaaacaaagtcaTTTATTTATGCAAAATACCTTGCGGACTTGGTGCTTCCTATAATCATTGCTGGATATCACACACAAAGTACTGTTATTACAGTCCTTATGAAGTATCTTGTCGAGCTTCCACATGTTCTCCATGAGGTCTTACGGG AGCAGAACGAGATTGCAAATGCGAAAGCAACAGGAGAGTTGCTAAATTTAGATGACATACAAAAAATGAAATACTCATGGAATGTAATTTGTGAGGTATTGCGACTGGCACCACCGCTCCAGGGAGCTTTCACCGAGGCATTGGCTGACTTCACCTATGCAGGATATTTTATTCCAAAAGGATGGAAG TTATATTGGAGTGCAATATCGACACACAAGAATCCAGAATATTTTCCAGATCCTGAAAAGTTTGATCCGTCAAGATTCCAACGGAACGGACCTGCTCCATACACATTTGTAGCGTTTGGTGGAGGCCCTGGAATGTGTCCTGGAAGAGAGTATGCTCGGGTACAAATGCTCATTTTCATGCATCATGTTGTGCGAAGGTACGAATGGGAGAAGCTGATTCCTggggatgaaaaatttagagtcAGTCCGTTTCCTATGCCAGCTAAAGGGCTTCCCATACAACTTCGACCtcggaaaacctaa